A window from Gasterosteus aculeatus chromosome 14, fGasAcu3.hap1.1, whole genome shotgun sequence encodes these proteins:
- the rad23b gene encoding UV excision repair protein RAD23 homolog B gives MQITLKTLQQQTFKIDIDEEETVKTLKEKIEQEKGKDNFSVAGLKLIYAGKVLSDDTALKEYKINEKNFVVVMVTKAKTASAAPQPPPAAPAPSTAAAAPPASSSSSVSTSERASADDKPEERRAPTAEPASAAVGSSEVSTNTNLIDEAVSNLVTGSSYDAMVNEMMLMGYEREQVVAALRASFNNPDRAVEYLLSGIPGRDVGLAAGPEAVVPPVSVQSAPIGGISLPANIGSSPSAGGGNPLSFLRNQPQFHVMRQLIQQNAALLPALLQEIGRENPELLQEISSHQEQFIQMLNEPNPEAVPAGGGGGGGVGGVGGVVAGDTPGGSHMSYIQVTPQEKEAIERLKALGFPEGLVIQAYFACEKNENLAANFLLQQNFDDD, from the exons ATGCAGATAACTTTGAAAACCTTACAACAGCAGACGTTCAAAATCGACATCGACGAAGAGGAGACG GTGAAGACATTAAAAGAGAAGATTGAACAGGAGAAAGGAAAGGACAACTTTTCAGTTGCTGGGCTGAAACTGATATATGCTG GTAAAGTCCTCAGCGATGACACGGCTCTCAAGGAATACAAAATCAATGAGAAGAACTTtgtggtcgtcatggtgacgaAG GCTAAAACGGCTTCGGCCGCCCCGCAGCCGCCCCCCGCCGCTCCGGCTCCCAGcactgcagcggcggcgcctccCGCCTCGTCGTCCAGTTCTGTCAGCACGTCAGAGCGAGCGTCTGCAGACGACAAGCCGGAGGAGAGGCGGGCTCCGACCGCCGAACCGGCCTCCGCCGCCGTCGG AAGCTCCGAGGTGTCAACAAACACTAACCTGATTGACGAGGCCGTCTCAAATCTCG TGACGGGCTCGTCGTACGACGCCATGGTGAACGAAATGATGCTCATGGGCTACGAAAGGGAGCAGGTGGTAGCAGCTCTGAGAGCGAGCTTCAACAACCCCGACAGAGCTGTGGAGTACCTGCTCTCA GGTATTCCAGGCAGAGATGTAGGCCTTGCTGCCGGACCAGAGGCAGTGGTGCCTCCAGTGAGTGTCCAGTCTGCACCCATAGGTGGTATCAGTCTTCCCGCCAACATCGGCTCCTCCCCGAGTGCTGGGGGAG GAAACCCCCTCAGTTTCCTAAGAAACCAGCCACAGTTCCACGTGATGCGGCAGCTGATCCAGCAGAATGCCGCCCTGCTTCCCGCCCTGCTGCAGGAGATCGGCAGGGAAAACccggagctgctgcag GAGATTAGCAGCCACCAGGAGCAGTTCATCCAGATGCTGAATGAACCCAATCCAGAGGCAGTGCcggcaggtggtggaggtggaggtggagtggGAGGAGTCGGAGGGGTGGTAGCAGGCGACACACCCGGCGGGAGTCACATGAGCTACATCCAGGTCACGCCACAGGAGAAGGAGGCCAttgagagg CTAAAAGCTTTAGGATTCCCAGAGGGCCTCGTTATCCAAGCCTACTTTGCATGTGAGAAGAACGAGAACTTGGCCGCCAACTTCCTTTTACAACAGAACTTTGACGATGATTAA